Proteins from a single region of Punica granatum isolate Tunisia-2019 chromosome 8, ASM765513v2, whole genome shotgun sequence:
- the LOC116189127 gene encoding (R,S)-reticuline 7-O-methyltransferase-like: protein MEAKEAEAMVKGQVAIWRYLFGFADSMVLKCAVELRIADIINSYGQPITLQKIASSISRSSSLDIPSLARIMRLLVRRDIFASYQPSEGGETLYGLTYASRWLVTGFESNLASMVMMQSHPLLLATWDCIGQCIREGEMPFKKAHGVEMWEMASKNPSFNKLFNDAMECNTKTVMQAILGAYKDGFEFVGTIVDMGGGTGGMIAEIVKANPDVRGINFDLPHVVATAPAYPGVEHVGGSMFESVPAGDAIVLKYVLHTWGDEDCVKILKNCRKAIPETLGKLIIVELVLQPEGNGPFDDIAAIFDVMMFAHQPGGKERTELEWKNLLAEGGFPRYNIIKIPSLPSIIEAYPN, encoded by the exons atggaggCAAAAGAAGCCGAGGCGATGGTGAAAGGGCAGGTAGCTATATGGCGGTACCTGTTCGGATTTGCGGACTCGATGGTTCTCAAATGCGCCGTGGAGCTCCGCATAGCAGATATTATAAACTCCTACGGCCAGCCAATCACACTGCAAAAGATCGCCTCTTCCATCAGTAGATCCTCGTCCCTAGACATTCCGTCCCTTGCTCGAATCATGAGGCTGCTCGTCCGCCGAGACATCTTTGCCTCCTATCAACCATCGGAAGGCGGAGAGACACTCTACGGGCTCACATATGCGTCGAGGTGGCTGGTGACTGGGTTCGAGTCGAACCTCGCGTCCATGGTCATGATGCAGAGCCACCCTCTCCTATTGGCTACGTGGGATTGCATCGGTCAATGTATCAGAGAAG GAGAAATGCCGTTTAAGAAGGCGCACGGGGTAGAGATGTGGGAGATGGCATCGAAGAACCCTTCCTTTAACAAGTTGTTCAACGATGCGATGGAATGTAACACCAAGACCGTTATGCAGGCGATCCTGGGAGCCTACAAGGACGGGTTTGAGTTCGTCGGTACGATTGTGGACATGGGTGGTGGGACCGGTGGGATGATTGCCGAGATTGTGAAGGCCAACCCCGACGTTCGAGGGATCAACTTCGACCTGCCACATGTTGTGGCCACGGCACCGGCTTACCCAGGAGTTGAGCATGTCGGCGGCAGCATGTTTGAGTCCGTTCCTGCTGGGGATGCTATAGTCCTGAAG TACGTGTTGCACACTTGGGGAGACGAAGACTGCGTGAAGATCCTGAAGAACTGCAGGAAGGCAATACCCGAGACACTGGGGAAGCTGATCATAGTAGAATTGGTTCTACAGCCGGAAGGAAATGGGCCCTTCGACGATATAGCCGCGATATTCGACGTGATGATGTTTGCACACCAACCGGGCGGGAAGGAGAGGACCGAGCTCGAGTGGAAGAACCTTTTGGCAGAAGGAGGCTTCCCTCGTTACAACATCATCAAGATCCCCTCTCTTCCCTCGATAATTGAAGCCTACCCCAATTAA
- the LOC116189297 gene encoding pentatricopeptide repeat-containing protein At2g22410, mitochondrial-like — protein MSKHHMRPLLQFLHNNRSFSSLAAPAKRNPPWNSPTNVIITHPVLLTLESCSSMPHLKQIHAHMTRTRLIAHTFPASRVLAFSALSDSADMDYARALFSQIEEPNTFMWNTMIRGYCRAGVPSMGMLFYRRMVRECVEMDQRSFVFALKACELLGGVRVGESMHCRIWKLGFDCYVLVRNGLIRFYSKFGSPGLARKVFDESTLSDVVTWTSMIDGYAMNNLPNEALDLFDSMLVGEVEPNEVTMIAVISACSQKGDVSVGRRIHEFITKENLSCRLTLLNSLLDMYIKCGCLSDAREIFETLETRDVFSWTSMVNGYAKFGEFESARKLFDAMPERNVVSWNAMIAGYSQNNQPKEALELFQEMLESGLVPIENTLVCVLSACGQMGCLEMGRIIHDRYIKSNKVRFGVILGNALIDMYAKCGQLDSAAYVFHEMPARDIVTWNSMINGYAVHGRAKEALLLFDQLRRSGLNPDDITLVGILSACSHCGLLNEAREYFGDMEREFGIEPKVEHYACMIDLYGRNGLLEEAHELLMQMPLEPSESTWGALLNASRMHGNIELAKLAAGKLIDLDPKDSGIYVLLANTFAKGKKWSDVRVIRSAMRVKNVRKAPGQSLIEVDGEFHEFVAADEAHPQSEEIYRVLENVTLQCDLASLSKASMIR, from the coding sequence ATGTCCAAACATCACATGAGACCTCTGCTCCAATTCCTCCATAATAACCGTTCCTTCTCTTCTTTGGCAGCTCCCGCCAAGAGAAATCCGCCATGGAACTCACCCACCAACGTGATCATCACCCACCCGGTCCTGCTAACCCTGGAATCTTGCTCTTCGATGCCCCATCTCAAGCAAATCCATGCCCACATGACCCGCACCCGCCTCATCGCCCACACCTTCCCCGCCAGCCGCGTGCTGGCCTTCTCGGCCCTGTCTGACTCTGCTGACATGGACTACGCCCGCGCCCTCTTCTCCCAGATCGAGGAACCCAATACTTTCATGTGGAACACCATGATCCGGGGCTACTGTAGGGCTGGTGTCCCATCGATGGGGATGCTCTTCTATCGCCGAATGGTTCGGGAATGCGTGGAGATGGACCAGCGGAGCTTCGTGTTCGCCCTCAAGGCGTGTGAGCTTCTCGGTGGAGTCCGTGTGGGGGAGTCTATGCATTGCAGGATCTGGAAGTTGGGTTTCGATTGCTATGTTCTGGTTAGGAACGGATTGATTCGGTTTTACTCGAAGTTCGGGTCTCCTGGGCTTGCTCGCAAAGTGTTCGATGAAAGCACCCTGAGTGATGTCGTCACATGGACTTCGATGATTGATGGTTATGCTATGAATAACTTGCCGAACGAGGCTTTGGATCTCTTCGATTCGATGTTGGTGGGCGAGGTTGAGCCGAACGAGGTGACAATGATAGCCGTGATTTCTGCGTGCTCACAGAAAGGGGATGTGAGCGTGGGGAGAAGGATTCATGAATTTATAACGAAGGAGAATTTGAGCTGTCGCCTAACTTTGCTCAATTCCCTGTTAGATATGTACATCAAATGCGGTTGTTTGAGTGATGCGAGAGAGATTTTTGAGACATTGGAAACACGGGATGTCTTCTCGTGGACAAGTATGGTGAATGGATATGCGAAGTTCGGGGAGTTTGAGTCGGCGAGAAAGTTGTTTGATGCAATGCCCGAGAGGAATGTGGTCTCTTGGAATGCAATGATTGCTGGGTATTCCCAAAACAACCAGCCGAAGGAGGCCTTGGAGTTGTTCCAAGAGATGTTAGAATCTGGTCTGGTTCCGATAGAGAACACCCTGGTGTGTGTCCTATCAGCTTGCGGGCAAATGGGTTGCTTAGAAATGGGACGAATAATTCATGACCGATACATAAAGTCGAATAAGGTTCGCTTTGGTGTTATACTAGGAAATGCCCTGATTGACATGTACGCGAAATGTGGGCAACTGGATTCAGCGGCATATGTGTTTCATGAAATGCCTGCTCGAGACATAGTCACGTGGAACTCTATGATCAACGGGTATGCAGTTCATGGCCGCGCCAAAGAAGCTCTGCTTCTTTTTGATCAGCTGAGAAGGAGTGGACTTAATCCTGATGATATCACTCTCGTAGGCATCCTCTCTGCTTGCAGTCATTGTGGATTGCTGAATGAAGCCCGAGAATACTTTGGAGATATGGAGAGAGAATTTGGGATTGAGCCCAAAGTCGAGCACTATGCTTGCATGATCGACTTATATGGCAGAAACGGGCTGCTAGAAGAAGCCCATGAGTTACTGATGCAAATGCCACTGGAGCCGAGCGAATCTACTTGGGGGGCCCTTCTCAATGCCAGCAGGATGCACGGGAACATCGAGCTTGCTAAGCTTGCTGCAGGAAAGCTCATCGACTTGGATCCCAAAGACAGCGGGATATACGTTCTTTTGGCTAATACTTTTGCGAAGGGTAAGAAATGGAGTGATGTGAGGGTGATCAGAAGTGCAATGAGGGTGAAAAATGTGAGGAAAGCTCCCGGGCAGAGCTTGATAGAGGTGGATGGTGAGTTTCATGAGTTCGTGGCTGCCGATGAGGCACACCCTCAATCGGAAGAGATTTATCGGGTTCTAGAGAATGTGACCTTGCAATGTGATTTGGCTTCTCTTTCAAAGGCTTCCATGATTAGGTGA